A single genomic interval of Antechinus flavipes isolate AdamAnt ecotype Samford, QLD, Australia chromosome 1, AdamAnt_v2, whole genome shotgun sequence harbors:
- the YPEL1 gene encoding protein yippee-like 1, translating to MVKMTKAKTFQAYLPHCHRTYSCIHCRAHLANHDELISKSFQGSQGRAYLFNSVVNVGCGPAEERVLLTGLHAVADIYCENCKTTLGWKYEHAFESSQKYKEGKFIIELAHMIKDNGWE from the exons ATGGTGAAGATGACCAAGGCCAAAACTTTCCAGGCTTACCTGCCTCACTGTCACCGGACCTACAGCTGCATCCACTGCAGAGCGCACCTCGCCAACCACGACGAGCTGATCTCGAAG TCTTTTCAGGGAAGCCAGGGACGAGCCTACCTCTTTAATTCTGT GGTAAATGTGGGCTGCGGCCCCGCCGAGGAGAGGGTCCTCCTGACCGGCTTACACGCCGTGGCGGATATCTACTGTGAGAACTGTAAAACCACTCTGGGTTGGAAGTAT GAACACGCCTTTGAGAGCAGTCAGAAGTACAAGGAGGGCAAGTTCATCATCGAGCTGGCGCACATGATCAAGGACAACGGCTGGGAGTGA